A genomic window from Methanobacterium sp. BRmetb2 includes:
- a CDS encoding glycosyl transferase GT4 family protein: MKILVVQESDWLKRNPHQQHHLMDRLSAKGHEIRVIDHGIDWRRKDKKWKGIYVKGNECKNIHKVIDEAKITVIRPSIIEIPIIDYISIPIFHTLEINRQIKEFKPDVIVAFGLLNAYFAARAAQKHNIPFVYYLIDVLYTLIPEKTFQNLGKTLKKKTLTRSSKIITINKRLAELALELGANKEKTMIIDAGIDLNEFEPDISGESIRQEYAIKDTDTVLFFMGWIYHFAGMKEVAKALGQNKDKYPHVKLLVVGDGDAYPDMIKIRDEYQLHDQLILTGKQPYHRIPEFIAAANICLLPAYADEIIMQDIVPIKLYEYMAMKKPVLATRFPGISMEFGEGNGIIYVNGPEDVLSTVEQYDTNELSELGEKARKYVEKNDWEDITRHFEETLEKLI, from the coding sequence ATGAAGATACTGGTAGTTCAAGAGTCAGATTGGCTAAAAAGAAATCCCCACCAACAGCACCACCTTATGGACCGTTTATCTGCCAAAGGCCATGAAATAAGAGTGATAGACCATGGTATTGACTGGCGAAGAAAGGATAAAAAGTGGAAGGGGATATACGTTAAAGGAAATGAATGTAAAAACATCCACAAAGTAATTGATGAAGCTAAAATCACAGTTATAAGGCCAAGTATTATTGAAATTCCAATAATTGATTATATTAGTATACCTATTTTCCATACCCTGGAGATTAACCGGCAGATAAAGGAGTTCAAACCCGATGTTATAGTGGCCTTTGGACTTTTAAATGCATATTTTGCTGCCCGAGCAGCCCAAAAACATAACATACCCTTTGTTTATTATCTTATTGACGTGTTATATACACTCATCCCAGAGAAGACCTTCCAGAATTTGGGTAAAACTCTTAAAAAGAAAACATTGACAAGATCCAGCAAAATAATAACCATAAATAAGCGACTGGCAGAACTTGCCCTGGAATTAGGAGCAAATAAAGAAAAAACCATGATTATTGATGCTGGTATTGACCTGAACGAATTTGAACCAGATATTAGTGGAGAATCCATTCGCCAGGAATACGCTATAAAAGATACAGATACTGTCTTATTTTTCATGGGGTGGATATATCATTTTGCAGGGATGAAAGAAGTTGCAAAGGCTCTGGGACAGAATAAAGATAAATATCCCCATGTCAAGTTGTTAGTAGTGGGGGATGGAGATGCTTATCCTGATATGATAAAGATAAGAGACGAATACCAACTCCATGACCAACTTATCCTAACTGGTAAACAGCCCTACCACCGGATCCCTGAATTTATAGCAGCTGCCAATATATGCCTTCTGCCGGCATATGCTGATGAGATAATAATGCAGGACATTGTACCTATAAAACTCTACGAGTACATGGCCATGAAAAAACCAGTGCTGGCCACCAGATTTCCGGGAATTTCCATGGAATTTGGTGAAGGTAATGGAATAATTTATGTTAATGGCCCTGAAGATGTTTTAAGTACTGTGGAACAATATGATACTAATGAATTATCAGAGTTAGGGGAAAAAGCCCGCAAATATGTTGAAAAAAATGATTGGGAGGATATTACCAGGCACTTTGAGGAAACCCTGG